GCTGGGTATAGAGTATCGACTTCATTCAGGGAGCAGCAGCAGTCATGATCATCATCGGCGTTGGCGAATACAGCGCATCACGCGCACCAGGAGACGGGCTGAAAACGTTCGCGCTGGGATCCTGCGTGGCCGTCATCTTATACGATGCCGCCAGTCAAGTGGCTGGCATGGCGCATGTGGCCCTGCCGGACTCGTCCATTAATCGCGGCAAGTCCGGCGAATTGCCGGGCTACTTTGCCGATACCGCCGTGCCGGCCCTGCTGGCGGCAGTCCGGCAGGCCAATGAGGGGCGTCTGCCCCCAGGGCTCCACGCCCGGTTGGCCGGCGGGGCGAGCATCCTGCGCGGGCAGGAGCAATTCCAGATCGGCAAACGCAATGTCGCGGCGGTGCGTACCGCCCTGGCCAAGTTCAATGTACGCATCAGCAGGGAAGAGGTCGGCGGGAGCGTGAGCCGCACGGTCAGTGTGGATGTGCAATCCGGCTCCATCTCCATCTTCTCGCCCGGCCGAGCCGAGCGAACGCTGTAGGGGCAACGTCATGTCGCATATCGTCAGCCCCGATCTCGTGAAGGACCGCATTGAGCGGCTGCCGCTACTTTCCGCCACGGCCAGTGCCCTGCTGCAACTGCTGCAACGCGAGCAATACAGTCAGGCGGAAGTCGTGCGCCTGGTGGAAACCGATGCCGCCCTGACCACCTGCATCCTGAAAGTGGTCAATGCCCCTTCCTTCGGCCTGGGGCAGCAGGTGCATTCCGTGGCCCGCGCCGTCTCCTTTCTGGGCGACAAGCTGGTAACGGCCATTGCCCTGGGCAACTGCGCCCACCAGGTGTACAATCACGCCCTGGGCGGCTACGAAGGCAGCGCCGGCCAACTATGGGAACACAGCCTGGCCACGGCCATTGCCGCACGCGAGTTCGCCCGGCTGATGACTCCGCCGGTGCCGCTGGGATTGGCCTTCACCGCCGGCATTGTGCATGACATCGGCAAGTCCGTGCTTTCCGAGTTCCTGGAAGGCCGGAGCCAATCCTTGCTGGAGACGCTGGACGCCCAGGAAATCGAGGATTTCGCCCTGGCCGAGGCCCAGGCGCTGGGGACGGACCATGCCCGTCTGGGCGCCCTGCTGGCCAGACGCTGGCAGCTGCCCGAACCCCTGGTGCAGGCCATCGCCTACCACCACACGCCAAGCCGTGCTGCCCCACCGTGGCAAGGCCTGTGCTGCGCCGTGCATCTGGGGGACGCCCTGGCCATGTGCCTGGGGCTGGACACCGGCTGCGACGCCCTGCAATACGGACTGGACGACCTGACCTGTGCCACCCCGGACCTGAGCCCCGCGGTGATGGACGTCCTGGTTTTCACCGTGCATCACGAATTCCAAAAAACGCGGACCATGTTTTTCGGGTAGAACAAGACGCCGCGCGCTCCCCGGCCCCATTCTTCAAAATAGAGCAAGTTATCTTTAAAAGGAGTTCCCGGGGGAAAACATTTCTGAAGAAAGGTTCTTCCCCCGCCCCCCCCTTTCCAAAGACTTGTAGTGTGATTCAAGGTCACTATCACAGTTTTGGAAGGGGAGCGAGAGAGAGGGGAGAACCTTTTGCAAAAATATTTCCCTTTCGCAACGTCCTTTTTCAAAATTAAAACGCCCTAGTACGAACTCCCCCTGCCCCTGCTGGAAATCCTGCCCAATCGGATGTATATTTTCACCTGACGGATTCCTGGCAATGTGTTGCTGCAATGGGCGGAAACGTCTGCGCTTTCCCTGGCTGCAGTGGATCTGGATTGTCGCCAGAACAACGCGGTATACATGGGATTACCGTCACCAGTTGCCACGACTGCCCGTGGTCATATCTTCCTGGAGAGCCTATGCCCGTTCTTTCCTTACTCGTGATGTTGGCAGCAGCGCTGCTGTTGCCCCCCACCACCGAGGCCCATGCAGCAACACCGGTGACGATTCAAAAAACAGCCCATGGTTATTTTCGCATTACCTTGGAGATGCAGTCCGTGCCACGGCGGGAGCTGGGCAAGCAGTACATGGAAGCCGTGCTCATTGCAGAGCCGGAATTTCCTGCCCTGGTGGACAATCTGCTGCGGGAACAGTTCGCCGTGCTGCAACGGGCGGGCGCAACGCCGGACTTCCCCATGGCCGTGGCGCGGGCAGCCGTGCTTGGACCCCGCCTGGCCGGGGAATATCAGGAGGAAATTGAAGGCATGCTTGATGCGCTGGCGGCTCTGCCTGGGCACGCCACACCGTCTGCCGCATCGAACGCCGCCACCCTGGGCGACGGTCGCCTGTCCCGCGATGAGTTTTGGGTCTGGCAGCTGTTTGCGGACGTGGTCCGGCCCACCCAGTGTTCCGCCTCCGCCGCCTTTGGCGCGTCTTCGGCCACAGGCAAGACCATCCTTGGCCGAAACCTCGACTGGGACGCCCTGCCCTCCAACGACGCCTCTCGCCTGCATGCCGTGACCATCCTGAACAATGGCCCCGACTCCGTGTGTCTGTTCAATTTCCTGGGCAGTCTCATCCCCGTCAGCGGCTTCAATGCCTCCCGCCTCTTCCTGGGCTCCTTGGACGCCGAGACGGGCGCACCCTATCCCACCGATCTTGGCAGCATGTTTTCCTACCTGTTTGAGCTGCGCAGCGGCCTGGAACACAGCCGCACCCTGGAGGATCTGGCTGCGCAGGTGCAATCCAAGCCCTATCCTTTCAACCATTTGGTGTTTGCTGCGGACGAAAAGCAGGCCATTGTGCTGGAGGAATTCATCGGCAGTCCCGGTCGGGGCGTGCGCACCACAACGTCGCTCCTGCGCGATGGCGTCGCCTGGGACATCCCCGACACCCTCGCCACGGTAAACGATTTCCGCTTGCCCCACGCCAAAGCCCCCATCGACGACGCCGACGCCCTCCGCTGGGACAGCTTCCGCCACCTGTACGCAAGCCGCCTTGCCCGCGGCCCCCTGCACTTGGACGACCTCAAACGTATTGCCGGCTACAGTGGCACTGATGGCACCACCCTGGGCAGCGGCGCGCTGTACCGGTCCGACGGCTTCCCAAGCATCCAGTCCATCGTCCTGCGCATGGACACCCTGGAAACCTGGGTGGCTTTCACCCCCGCGGGCAAGGGCCCCATCCCCATTGATCCCGTGTATGTGCAGGTCTTTGAGGCCAGCCCGTTTTAGGGCATTTGCCTAGAGCACGTTGTTTTTGAAAAGAACTCTCGGGGGATGAATCTTTCTGAAGAAAGGTTCTTCCCCCGAACCCCCTTTCCAAAGATTTNNNNNNNNNNNNNNNNNNNNNNNNNNNNNNNNNNNNNNNNNNNNNNNNNNNNNNNNNNNNNNNNNNNNNNNNNNNNNNNNNNNNNNNNNNNNNNNNNNNNNNNNNNNNNNNNNNNNNNNNNNNNNNNNNNNNNNNNNNNNNNNNNNNNNNNNNNNNNNNNNNNNNNNNNNNNNNNNNNNNNNNNNNNNNNNNNNNNNNNNNNNNNNNNCTAGCCCGCATATTGCACAAAAAAGTGGCGGGCAGTCTCTTTTTTTGTTAGATTTCAGTTGCCTAGACTAGAAATCAAAGAGACGCCCGCCATGACGAAGTGTAGCGCAGACGCCATCGAATTTCCAGGGTGCCGAGGCCGAAAAGTGCAGGCCGTGTTCGGCGGCCAGACCATCACCTCCGACGGCGGCGGGCTGTTGGTCCGGGCCGCGGACCAATCCCTCGGGTTGCTGCGGCGGGCCGCCCGCGCCTGCACCGACTCCCGCCGCGCCGCCAGCTGCGCCCACAGCCTGGAATCCCTGCTGCGCCAGCGGGTTTACGCCCTGGCCCTTGGCTACGAAGACCTCAACGATCACGATGTATTGAGGAACGATCCGGCCTTGCAGACCGCCGTGGGCCGCGACGTGGAACTGGCCAGCGCCGCCACCCTGTGCCGCTTCGAAAACCGCGTGGACAAGGCCTCCCTCTGGGCGTTAAGCGCCCTGCTTGTTGATGTTTTTCTTGAGTCCCACGCAACGCCGCCTGCGGAGATCATTCTCGACTTTGACGCCACAGATGATCGCGTCCATGGCATGCAGGAAGGACGATTCTTTCATGGATATTACGACCACTATTGTTTTTTGCCACTCTATGTCTTCTGCGGCGAGCATCTCTTGGCGGCGTATCTGCGTCCGAGCAATATTGATCCTGCCAAGCATGCACTGGGAATTCTCAGCCTTTTGGTGAAGAGAATTCGTCATGCGTGGCCCAATACGCGGATCATTTATCGCGGTGACTCCGGCTTTTGTCGCTGGAAGACCATGCGTTGGTGCGATTCCCGCGGCGTCGGCTACATCCTCGGGCTGGCCAAGAATTCGCGCCTGGCCGAGGCCGCCGCGCCCCTGGTGACCGAGGCGAAGGAACGTTTCGTCAAGACGAGAGAAAAACAAAAGATTTTCGGTGAGATACGCTATGCAGCCGCCACCTGGGACTGCGAGCGGCGAGTCATCGTCAAGGCCGAGCATCTGGAAAAGGGCGCCAACCCCCGCTACGTCGTCACCAATCTCGACGGTGAACCAAGCGAAATATATGGAAAATATTGTGCGCGCGGGGAGATGGAAAATCGCATCAAGGAGCAGCAGCTCTGCCTCTTCGCCGACCGCACCAGCTGCAGCAAGTGGCTGCCCAACCAGCTCCGCGTGCTGCTTTCGGGCCTGGCCTACACGTTGCTGCAGGCCATCCGCCGGCTGGCGCTGCCGGGCACGGAGCTGGCCCAGGCCCGCTGCGATACCATCCGCCTGAAACTGTTGAAAATTGGCGCGGCGGTGCTGCGCAATTCGCGCCGGGTGCAGGTGCTGCTCTCGGAAAACTATCCCTTCAAGGAACTGTTCGCCCTGGCCGCCGCCCGGCTGCGAGCTGGATAAATTCCCCTGAATTATCAGTGAACTTGAGCTAACATGGAGCAGTGCGCCCTGAAACTGCCTTGCGGCGACGATATCGCCGTTCGGCCGCCCCATTTCGTCCACGTCCCCTTGCGGCGACGCCCAAAAACCTGTTCCTCACCTTTTCTGTTGCCACCCACATCACGAACGCCCTCTGAGCCAAGGACATGAGGGCGTTCATGCAATATGCGGGCTANNNNNNNNNNNNNNNNNNNNNNNNNNNNNNNNNNNNNNNNNNNNNNNNNNNNNNNNNNNNNNNNNNNNNNNNNNNNNNNNNNNNNNNNNNNNNNNNNNNNNNNNNNNNGGGAGAACCTTTTGCAAAAAAATCCCCCCTCTCGCAAAGTCCTTTTTCAAAATTAAAATGCTCTAGTCGGCACAAATGACAACGGGGAAGCCGTTCCAAAAAACGACTTCCCCGCAACTGTTCCGCGTATGCTGCCGGCAGATTCTGCGCCAGACCGCATCAGCCCCCGAGATACGCCTTGATGATGGCCGGATCGTCCAGCATGTCCACGCAGTTGCCCTCGCGAACAATCTCGCCGTGCTCCAGCACATAGGCCCGGTGGGCAAACTGCAGGGCCATACGGGCGTTCTGTTCCACCAGCAGGATGGCTGTGCCTTCCTTGTTGATGGTCTCCAGAGCCTCGAACACGCGCTTCATCAGCAGCGGCGCCAGGCCCATGGACGGTTCGTCCAGAAGCATGAGCTTGCGCGCGGACACAAAGGCCCGGCCCACGGCCAGCATCTGCTGCTCGCCGCCGCTCATGGTGCCGGATTTCTGATGCTTTCGTTCGTCCAGGCGGGGAAAGATGTCGAAGATGCGTTCGATATCCCGGGCCACCTGGGCGTGGTCCTTGCGGGCGAAAGCCGCCAGCTTGAGATTCTCCAGCACGGTCAGGTTGCCGAAGAGCCGCCGGCCTTCGGGCACATGGGAGATGCCCAGCTGGCTGACTACCTTTTCCGGCGGAAACTTGTTCAGATCGTGTCCGTTGAAGGTCATCACCGAACCGGGCTCGGCCGGCACCAGACGGGAGATGGCCCGCAGGGTGGAGCTTTTGCCCGCGCCGTTGGCGCCGATGATGGTCACACGTTCGCCCTCGGCAATGGTGAAGTCGATGCCGTAGAGGGCCTTGATTCTGCCATAGGACAGCTTGAGTTTGGAGACGCTGAGCATCAGGCCACCTTCTCTTCGCCAAGGTAGGCTTCGATGACCTTGGGATCGTTCTGCACTTCTGCCGGGTCGCCCTCGGCCACCACCTGTCCGAACACCAGACACTGCACGCGGTTGCACAGCTCGCGCACCACCTTCAGACGGTGTTCGATGAGGAAGATGGCCAGATTCAGCTCGCGGTGGGCCGTGCGCACGACTTCGATCATCTCGTCCAGCTCTTCGGGGGTCATGCCCACGGTGGGCTCATCCAGGAACAGGACCTTGGGGCCGGTCACCAGCGCCCGGGCCATCTCCACGCGTCTGGCCACGCCGTACGGCAGGTTGGTGGGATGGTACTGGGCATACTTTGCCACGCCGAACATATTCAGGAAATGGAAGGCCCGGGCCTCGATTTCCGCCTCACGCCGCTGCAGGCGGCCGGTGCCGAAGCAGGCGTCCCACAGGGAGTAGCCCAGCTGGGAGAAGCAGGCCATCTTCACATGCTCCAGGGTGGTCATGTGCCGCCAGAGCCGCATTTCCTGGAAGGTGCGGGAGATGCCGCGCGCCGCAATCTGATTGGGCCGCATGCCCTTGATGGACACGCCCTCCAGCAGCACATCCCCGGTATTGGGAGTGTAAATGCCGGTGATGCAGTTGAAGGTGGTGGTCTTGCCGGCGCCGTTGGGCCCGATGAGCCCCACCACATCCCCGGCTTCCAGGCTCAGGGAGAAGTTGGTGAGGGCCTGCAACCCGCCGAAGCGGATGGAGATGTTTTTCACGTCAAGCAAAGGCATGGCCTACTCCCTCCCCTTGGCCTGGGGCGCGCCGCCGGTTCTGGGGCCCAGCAGCGAGCGCAGGTTCACGTCCTTGAAGGCAATAAGCCCGGTGGGGCGGAACAGCGTCACCAGGATGAGCAGCAACGGAATGAACACCCACTTGAGCACTTCCAGCGGCCGCAGCATTTCGCCCAGCATGCTGATGCTCACCGCGCCCACCACGGAGCCGTACACCGAGTTGAGCCCGCCAAAGTAGACCATGGCCAGGATTTCCGCCAGTTTCTGCACGCCGAAGGTGGAAGGATTCACGAAGCGCAGGGCATGGGCATACAGGCCGCCGGCCACCCCGGCCCAGAATGCGCCCATGAGGAAGGCGATCATCTTGATGCGCCGGGTATCCACGGTGAGGGCCTCGGCCGCGATTTCGTCGTCGCGCACGGCGTTCAGGCCCTTGCCCAGGGTGGAGGTGACGAAGTTATTGATCACCCATATGCCCAGCAACACCATGCCGAAGACCATGGGCAAGGTGGCGTAGTCCGGCTGGCCGGTCATGCCGCGAGGGCCGCCCACAATTTCCAGATTCTCCAGGCTGCTTTTGACGATGAACAGAAACGCCAGGGAGATGATGGCCAGATAGTCCCCTCGCGTTTTGAAGGACGGGATGGCCACGATGAGCGCCCCCAGCGCCGCCACGCCCCCGCCCACCACCAGGCCCACGGGGAACATCATGTGTCCCATGGAGGCCGGCAGCAGCGCTTCGCCGTAGAGGGCCGTGTTGGCGAACAACCCCATGGAGAACATGGAGGCCACATACGCCCCCAGGGCCATGAACCCGGGGTGCGAACAGGCGAATTCACCCAGGTAGCCGTTGGTGATGTTGCAGCTCAGGGTGGCCAGCACGGCGATGAGGGTGAACTTCACCGTGACCAGCCGATAATCCGACAAATCCGTCCACACATGCAGAATCATGTACGCCAGGAGCAGGTGCAGGATGGCCGGCACGGCCACGTGCATCTGCCCCATGCGCTCGGCCAGCCGGTTGCACAGGCCGCAGGAGCCCAGGGCCAGGGCGAACCCCGGCACAAGGTACATCACCAGCACATAGGCCAGGGACGCCGGGGCCTGTGCGGGATCCTTGAGGATATCCTGCAGGCCGAACATCACCGGGGCTCTGTCCAGCCCCAGCAGTTGGGCGAAATTGTTGCCGACGGCGGCTTCCAGAAGCACGGCCACCAGAGCGCCGAGCAGCCAGCCCAGCACCGGCACGCGGCCCAGCAACGCACGAATGGGAGAATGCTGCTTTGGTTTCATCACGCGATCTCCCCTGTTAGAGCCGCAGCCGGGCGCTGTACGCCTCGCCGAAGAGGCCGTGTGGACGGAAGACGAGAATCACCAGCACGATGGAATAGGCGATCAGGTCCCGCAGACTGGAAGGGAAGACCATGGCCACGAAAATTTCGATGAACCCCAGCAAAAATCCCGCAAAGCAGGCGCCCATGATGGAGCCGCGTCCGCCCAGAATGGCTGCCACAAACGCTTTCCATCCGAAGGTGATGCCCATGAGCGGGTCCAGCACCGGGTACGCCAGGCCAAAGAGAATCCCCGCCGCCGCCGCCAGGGCCGAGCCAATGGCGAAGGTGAGGGCCGCAATCAGATTGATGGGTACCCCCATGAGCGGCGCCACCACAAAATCGTAGGCCATGGCCCGCATGGCCATGCCCCACCGGGTGCGGTGGATGAAGAAGTGCAAGGCCGCCATGAGCGCCAGGGAAATCACCACGATCATGATCTTTTTGTTCGTCACCACCACGCCGGCAAACTTGTACGTCTCGCTCTGGATCAGGGAGGGGAACAGCACCCGCTGCCCACCCACGATGGCCAGGACCAGCGTTTCAAGGATGATGCCGATCATCAGACCAGTGATGGCTGCCGAGGCTCGCGGCGCCCCGCGCAATGGGCGGTAGCCTATTCGCTCCACCAGCACACCCAGGGTGGCGGTGAGAGTCATGGAAATGAGGATGACCGCGGAGAGCATCAGCCAGCCTGGCACCGCAATGCCGGCCATGGGCCCGGCTGTCACCAGCCAGAGCAGCGCCGTGCTCACGCCAAAGCCGATGTAGGCTCCGGTCATGAAGATGTCCCCATGCGCAAAGTTGAAGAGCATGAGGATGGAATAGACCATGGAATACCCCAGGGCGATGAGGGCATAAAAGCTCCCCCATTGCAGGGCATTGATGCAGTTCTGCAGCAGGTACGTGGTGGTCATGCCGATTTCGTTCCGGTAAAAAGAACCACAAGCAGCGCCCGGTAAGTGGCCGGGGCTCCGGCGCCAGCCGAAATATTCGCAATGGCCAGCCGCGTTCCCCGCAGTCCGGCGCGGGAAGCGTCGCGGCGATTCGTCGTCAGTATGGTGGACGCCAGCTTCGGAACGGCGGCGCGCTGCGCGTGGCAACACGCCGCCTCCGTTGTCAGCAATCCACGGTGTCTGCTAGGGGCAGACAGACTGGAAGAAGCTGTACTGACCCTGGTCGTCGATTTTGACCACCACGGCGCACTTCTCGGGGTCGTTGCCCTTGGAGAAGTTCATCGTGCCGGTAATGCCAGGGAATTCCTTGATCTTGGACATGGCCACGCGGATGTTTTCGCGGTCCTTGTTCAGGTCGCCGGTGAGGCCGGCATCCTGAATGGCCATGAGCAGCAGATTGGTGGAGTCCCAGGTCAGCGCAGCCACGTCATCAGGCGTCTTGCCAAACTGCTTGGCGTACTCGTCGATGAAGTCCTTGGTGGCGCCGCGAGCGCCGGCAGCAGCGTAATGCGTGGAGAAGTAGTAGCCTTTGCAGTCGTCGCCGCACAGGCCCATCAGGTCGCCGCCGCCCCAGGAGTCGGAACCCACGATGGGCTTTTCCCAGCCCAGTTCCTTGGCCTGCTTCACGATCAGGGGCACTTCGTTGTAATACTGCGGGGTGAACAGCAGGTCCGCCCCGGAACTGATGATGTTGGTCAGCTGGGCGCTGAAGTCCACATCGCCGGTGTTGAAGCTCTCAAACGCCACCACAGAGCCGGCGCCGTGAATTTCTTCAAACGCCTTCTTGAAGAATTCGGCCAGGCCCTTGGGATAGTCGCTGGCCTTGTCGTACAGCACGGCGGCCTTCTTGGCCTTGAGCTCTTCCGTGGCAAACTTGGCCACCACCGGACCCTGGAAGGGATCCAGGAAGCAGCCCCGGTACACGTACGGCCGGTTCAGGGTGGTGTTGGGGTTGGTGGACCAGGGGCTGATCATCACCGTCTTGGAGTCGTTGGCAGTCTGCCCGGCAGGCACGGCACGACCGGACCCCTGGGGACCCACCATGGCCAGAATGGCGTCTTCGGTAATCAGCTTGGTGGCGGCACGCACGGCGGATTCGGGCTTGGATTCGTTGTCTTCGTACACGAATTCAAGGGTGTACTTCTTGCCCTTGATGTCCACGCCGCCAGCGCCGTTGATCTTGGCCTTGAGCATTTCGGCGGCGTTTTTAGACGACTGGCCCACGTCGGGGATGTCCCCGGTGAGGGGGATGTTGAAGCCGAGCTTGATGCTGTCGGCCCAGGCGGAACTTGCAAAAGCAAGCGTCAGGACCAGCGCGAGTCCGAGGGTCTTCTTCATGCGTCGCCTCCTATTTCAGTCTGGAATATCCCAAAAGGGGGATGATTCCCCCTGCTTACCCCAGATTAGGCCGGAAAGGAACCCGTTTTGACAAATCTGTCATCAGTTCGTCGCGGGCTACTCGCTGGCTGTGGCAGACTCGATGACCACCGGCTCCACAGGCACGTCTTCATGGAAGCCCATGCTGCCGGTCTTCACAGCCTTGATCTTGTCCACCACGTCCTGCCCCTGGACCACCTTACCGAACACGGCATAGCCCCAGCCCTGCAGGGTCTTGCCTTTGTGGTTCAGGAATTCGTTGCTTTCCACATTGATGAAGAACTGGGCCGAGGCGGAATGCGGATCCTGCGTGCGGGCCATGGCCACGGTGTACTTGTCGTTCTTCAGGCCGTTGTCGGCTTCGTTCTGAACGCCCTTGCGGGTGGGCTTTTCCTTCATGGCGCTGGTCATGCCGCCGCCCTGCACCATGAACCCATTGATGACGCGATGGAAGATCGTCCCGTCATAGTGCCCGTCCTTGACGTACTGCAGGAAGTTGGCGCAGGTCTTGGGGGCTTTCTCGGTGTTGAGCTCGATGACGATGTCGCCCATGCTCGTCTTGAGGGTGACCATTGTGGCTCCTTGCTGGCTTTGCGCATCCGTGGCGCAGAGGATGACGGTCAATGAAAAGGCCGCGATGGCGGCAAACAAAGCTTTGATCATGTGCATGCTCTTGCTTGGTTAGACGCTCCTGGAATCCGGATCGGCTTGAGGCGGTATGCCTCATGGCTGCGATTTTGTCGAGCATGACGGGGGTGAAAGCCGGCAATCATCCCGGGAGAACCCCCTATTCTCCACCCCCCTGCACCAGCTTGAGGCGCAGTTCGGCCACGCTCAGGCCCAGGGAATCCGCCAGCGTCTGCATGGCCTCGTGCTCGGGCCGCAGCAGGCAGGTGTCGCCCCGCCGGGCCTGCTTGGCCGCCAGTTCGCCCAGGGGGGTGCGCAGGGTCATGGCCTGCCGCGGCAGCACCCGCCGTGTGGCCAGGGTGCGCCGCAGCCCCAGGGTACAGGTGTGGCGGAAGACGGCGTCCTCCACCTGTTCCAGGAGATCTTCGCCGCATAACACCTGCAACAGCCCGCCGGGACGATTCTTTTTCATGATTCCCGGCAGGTAGATCACGTCCAGCGCTCCGGCGGCCATGATGCCCTGCAGGGCTGCGCCCAGTTCTTCCCCGGTCAGGTGGTCCAGGGTGCATTCCAGCACCCAGAGGCGCTGGAGCTCCGGCGACAAGGGGTCGGAGTCGCACAAAAACAGCCGCACGCCATCACCGGCGGGATTGTTGCCATACCCCGTGCCCTGGGTCAGGAGCACGCCGGCTGGCCCGGCGGCGTATTCGTCCACCAGAATATCCAACAACAACGCGCC
This sequence is a window from Megalodesulfovibrio gigas DSM 1382 = ATCC 19364. Protein-coding genes within it:
- a CDS encoding peptidylprolyl isomerase translates to MIKALFAAIAAFSLTVILCATDAQSQQGATMVTLKTSMGDIVIELNTEKAPKTCANFLQYVKDGHYDGTIFHRVINGFMVQGGGMTSAMKEKPTRKGVQNEADNGLKNDKYTVAMARTQDPHSASAQFFINVESNEFLNHKGKTLQGWGYAVFGKVVQGQDVVDKIKAVKTGSMGFHEDVPVEPVVIESATASE
- a CDS encoding ABC transporter ATP-binding protein, giving the protein MPLLDVKNISIRFGGLQALTNFSLSLEAGDVVGLIGPNGAGKTTTFNCITGIYTPNTGDVLLEGVSIKGMRPNQIAARGISRTFQEMRLWRHMTTLEHVKMACFSQLGYSLWDACFGTGRLQRREAEIEARAFHFLNMFGVAKYAQYHPTNLPYGVARRVEMARALVTGPKVLFLDEPTVGMTPEELDEMIEVVRTAHRELNLAIFLIEHRLKVVRELCNRVQCLVFGQVVAEGDPAEVQNDPKVIEAYLGEEKVA
- a CDS encoding chemotaxis protein CheD gives rise to the protein MIIIGVGEYSASRAPGDGLKTFALGSCVAVILYDAASQVAGMAHVALPDSSINRGKSGELPGYFADTAVPALLAAVRQANEGRLPPGLHARLAGGASILRGQEQFQIGKRNVAAVRTALAKFNVRISREEVGGSVSRTVSVDVQSGSISIFSPGRAERTL
- a CDS encoding ABC transporter substrate-binding protein, with the protein product MKKTLGLALVLTLAFASSAWADSIKLGFNIPLTGDIPDVGQSSKNAAEMLKAKINGAGGVDIKGKKYTLEFVYEDNESKPESAVRAATKLITEDAILAMVGPQGSGRAVPAGQTANDSKTVMISPWSTNPNTTLNRPYVYRGCFLDPFQGPVVAKFATEELKAKKAAVLYDKASDYPKGLAEFFKKAFEEIHGAGSVVAFESFNTGDVDFSAQLTNIISSGADLLFTPQYYNEVPLIVKQAKELGWEKPIVGSDSWGGGDLMGLCGDDCKGYYFSTHYAAAGARGATKDFIDEYAKQFGKTPDDVAALTWDSTNLLLMAIQDAGLTGDLNKDRENIRVAMSKIKEFPGITGTMNFSKGNDPEKCAVVVKIDDQGQYSFFQSVCP
- a CDS encoding IS1380 family transposase, whose amino-acid sequence is MTKCSADAIEFPGCRGRKVQAVFGGQTITSDGGGLLVRAADQSLGLLRRAARACTDSRRAASCAHSLESLLRQRVYALALGYEDLNDHDVLRNDPALQTAVGRDVELASAATLCRFENRVDKASLWALSALLVDVFLESHATPPAEIILDFDATDDRVHGMQEGRFFHGYYDHYCFLPLYVFCGEHLLAAYLRPSNIDPAKHALGILSLLVKRIRHAWPNTRIIYRGDSGFCRWKTMRWCDSRGVGYILGLAKNSRLAEAAAPLVTEAKERFVKTREKQKIFGEIRYAAATWDCERRVIVKAEHLEKGANPRYVVTNLDGEPSEIYGKYCARGEMENRIKEQQLCLFADRTSCSKWLPNQLRVLLSGLAYTLLQAIRRLALPGTELAQARCDTIRLKLLKIGAAVLRNSRRVQVLLSENYPFKELFALAAARLRAG
- a CDS encoding C45 family peptidase, producing MPVLSLLVMLAAALLLPPTTEAHAATPVTIQKTAHGYFRITLEMQSVPRRELGKQYMEAVLIAEPEFPALVDNLLREQFAVLQRAGATPDFPMAVARAAVLGPRLAGEYQEEIEGMLDALAALPGHATPSAASNAATLGDGRLSRDEFWVWQLFADVVRPTQCSASAAFGASSATGKTILGRNLDWDALPSNDASRLHAVTILNNGPDSVCLFNFLGSLIPVSGFNASRLFLGSLDAETGAPYPTDLGSMFSYLFELRSGLEHSRTLEDLAAQVQSKPYPFNHLVFAADEKQAIVLEEFIGSPGRGVRTTTSLLRDGVAWDIPDTLATVNDFRLPHAKAPIDDADALRWDSFRHLYASRLARGPLHLDDLKRIAGYSGTDGTTLGSGALYRSDGFPSIQSIVLRMDTLETWVAFTPAGKGPIPIDPVYVQVFEASPF
- a CDS encoding ABC transporter ATP-binding protein; protein product: MMLSVSKLKLSYGRIKALYGIDFTIAEGERVTIIGANGAGKSSTLRAISRLVPAEPGSVMTFNGHDLNKFPPEKVVSQLGISHVPEGRRLFGNLTVLENLKLAAFARKDHAQVARDIERIFDIFPRLDERKHQKSGTMSGGEQQMLAVGRAFVSARKLMLLDEPSMGLAPLLMKRVFEALETINKEGTAILLVEQNARMALQFAHRAYVLEHGEIVREGNCVDMLDDPAIIKAYLGG
- a CDS encoding branched-chain amino acid ABC transporter permease; its protein translation is MTTTYLLQNCINALQWGSFYALIALGYSMVYSILMLFNFAHGDIFMTGAYIGFGVSTALLWLVTAGPMAGIAVPGWLMLSAVILISMTLTATLGVLVERIGYRPLRGAPRASAAITGLMIGIILETLVLAIVGGQRVLFPSLIQSETYKFAGVVVTNKKIMIVVISLALMAALHFFIHRTRWGMAMRAMAYDFVVAPLMGVPINLIAALTFAIGSALAAAAGILFGLAYPVLDPLMGITFGWKAFVAAILGGRGSIMGACFAGFLLGFIEIFVAMVFPSSLRDLIAYSIVLVILVFRPHGLFGEAYSARLRL
- a CDS encoding branched-chain amino acid ABC transporter permease, whose product is MKPKQHSPIRALLGRVPVLGWLLGALVAVLLEAAVGNNFAQLLGLDRAPVMFGLQDILKDPAQAPASLAYVLVMYLVPGFALALGSCGLCNRLAERMGQMHVAVPAILHLLLAYMILHVWTDLSDYRLVTVKFTLIAVLATLSCNITNGYLGEFACSHPGFMALGAYVASMFSMGLFANTALYGEALLPASMGHMMFPVGLVVGGGVAALGALIVAIPSFKTRGDYLAIISLAFLFIVKSSLENLEIVGGPRGMTGQPDYATLPMVFGMVLLGIWVINNFVTSTLGKGLNAVRDDEIAAEALTVDTRRIKMIAFLMGAFWAGVAGGLYAHALRFVNPSTFGVQKLAEILAMVYFGGLNSVYGSVVGAVSISMLGEMLRPLEVLKWVFIPLLLILVTLFRPTGLIAFKDVNLRSLLGPRTGGAPQAKGRE
- a CDS encoding HDOD domain-containing protein — encoded protein: MSHIVSPDLVKDRIERLPLLSATASALLQLLQREQYSQAEVVRLVETDAALTTCILKVVNAPSFGLGQQVHSVARAVSFLGDKLVTAIALGNCAHQVYNHALGGYEGSAGQLWEHSLATAIAAREFARLMTPPVPLGLAFTAGIVHDIGKSVLSEFLEGRSQSLLETLDAQEIEDFALAEAQALGTDHARLGALLARRWQLPEPLVQAIAYHHTPSRAAPPWQGLCCAVHLGDALAMCLGLDTGCDALQYGLDDLTCATPDLSPAVMDVLVFTVHHEFQKTRTMFFG